In bacterium, a genomic segment contains:
- a CDS encoding DUF4149 domain-containing protein, whose product MMNINRYSLLQWIALLACGIWIGILIFLGSVVAPSIFKFMDSKTQAGVLNGIILHKMNIMEGICSIVLLLSSLFFLFYRKSLLQWIRMFASLLLFANLGGYSMIIAPRMDQLKVTIQNFDTPKDQDTRPEREAFDRLHSAYSSLVTVNVVVLLTLFFLISTAKPDEE is encoded by the coding sequence CGTTGCTGGCCTGCGGCATTTGGATTGGAATACTAATATTCCTGGGATCGGTTGTTGCGCCTTCCATTTTCAAATTCATGGATTCAAAAACACAAGCCGGAGTTTTGAATGGGATCATTTTACACAAAATGAATATTATGGAAGGTATTTGTTCCATCGTTTTACTTCTATCATCCTTGTTTTTTCTATTTTACCGCAAGAGCTTGCTTCAATGGATTCGCATGTTCGCGTCCCTTTTGTTATTTGCCAACCTTGGCGGGTATAGTATGATCATTGCTCCGCGTATGGATCAGCTGAAAGTTACCATTCAAAATTTTGATACTCCAAAAGATCAGGATACCCGGCCTGAAAGAGAAGCATTTGATCGTCTGCATTCGGCGTATTCGTCATTGGTTACGGTAAATGTAGTCGTATTGCTGACTTTGTTCTTTCTGATCTCAACCGCAAAGCCGGACGAAGAATGA